In Chitinophagales bacterium, a single genomic region encodes these proteins:
- the atpB gene encoding F0F1 ATP synthase subunit A, with translation MKFIQYLSLSVALLVFCFAPIKAQESTTHEEHDSAIENVEHEVHEVEGEIKHLEAEFNPGEVIMHHIADANEFHIFGNISFPLPIILWEKGNGLKMFVSSAFDHGHLAVDGYVMDHGVIKKIKGDFPAGEQHVEVHHGEVMFDGHHYETEGKHTLLHSSSFYDFSITKNVFAMFLSIIVLLLIFITMANHYKKGNKVPRGFYAVLEPIVLFVKEDIAIPNIGEKKYAKFLPYLLTVFFFIWINNLFGLVPFFPGSANLTGNIALTFVLALFTLVITNINGNKYYWGHIFNPPVPGPLKILMIPIELIGVLTKPFALMIRLFANISAGHILILSLISLIFIFKSFFVAPISIAFVLFMSVLELLVAALQAYIFTLLSALFIGIALEEHH, from the coding sequence ATGAAATTTATCCAATATTTAAGTCTGAGTGTAGCCCTTTTAGTGTTTTGTTTTGCTCCTATAAAAGCACAAGAATCTACTACACATGAAGAGCACGATAGTGCTATAGAAAATGTAGAACACGAAGTACATGAAGTGGAAGGTGAAATTAAACATCTTGAAGCAGAGTTTAACCCGGGAGAGGTAATTATGCACCACATAGCAGATGCTAATGAATTTCATATTTTTGGAAATATCTCCTTTCCGCTTCCTATTATACTTTGGGAAAAAGGCAATGGTTTAAAAATGTTTGTTTCTTCCGCATTTGACCACGGACATTTAGCTGTTGACGGTTATGTAATGGACCATGGTGTTATTAAAAAAATTAAAGGTGATTTTCCTGCGGGAGAGCAACACGTAGAAGTTCACCACGGAGAAGTAATGTTTGATGGGCATCACTATGAAACAGAAGGAAAGCACACTTTATTACACTCATCAAGCTTTTATGATTTCTCTATAACAAAGAACGTATTTGCTATGTTTTTATCAATAATAGTATTGTTATTGATTTTTATAACTATGGCAAACCACTATAAAAAAGGAAATAAAGTACCAAGAGGATTTTATGCAGTTTTAGAGCCAATAGTATTGTTTGTAAAAGAAGATATAGCTATTCCTAACATTGGAGAGAAAAAATACGCTAAATTTTTACCTTATTTACTAACAGTGTTTTTCTTTATTTGGATAAACAACTTATTTGGTTTAGTACCGTTTTTTCCGGGTAGTGCTAATTTAACAGGAAATATTGCTCTTACATTTGTGTTGGCATTATTTACTTTAGTAATTACCAATATAAATGGAAACAAATACTACTGGGGACACATTTTTAATCCACCAGTGCCGGGACCATTAAAAATATTAATGATTCCCATTGAGTTAATTGGTGTGTTAACTAAGCCTTTTGCATTAATGATACGTTTGTTTGCAAACATAAGTGCAGGGCACATTTTAATATTGAGTTTAATATCTTTGATATTTATATTTAAAAGCTTTTTTGTAGCTCCTATTTCTATAGCATTCGTGTTATTCATGTCTGTGTTAGAACTATTAGTAGCGGCATTACAAGCGTATATTTTTACATTATTAAGTGCTCTATTTATAGGTATAGCTTTGGAGGAGCATCATTAA
- the atpE gene encoding ATP synthase F0 subunit C translates to MEGMMAMKAIGVGLTVIGAGIGIGKIGASAVEGIARQPEATNKIQTAMIIAAALIEGVALFGVVAAALLV, encoded by the coding sequence ATGGAAGGAATGATGGCGATGAAAGCCATAGGTGTTGGATTAACAGTAATTGGTGCTGGTATTGGTATTGGTAAAATCGGTGCGTCTGCAGTAGAAGGTATTGCAAGACAACCGGAAGCTACTAATAAAATACAAACTGCCATGATTATTGCTGCTGCTCTTATTGAGGGTGTGGCATTATTTGGTGTGGTAGCAGCTGCATTATTAGTTTAA
- the atpF gene encoding F0F1 ATP synthase subunit B → MELLTPDIGLVFWTTLSFLILLFLLKKFAWKPIVEAVDDRNKSIDEALSEAKKAREEMAQLTAKNEEVLKQAKEERNNILREANKVKEQIIADAKSKAQEDAAKMMEDVREEVAIQKQAVMSEMKDAAAALAVEIAQKVITKDLNEGGKHQEYINELAESATLK, encoded by the coding sequence ATGGAATTATTAACTCCCGATATTGGCTTAGTATTTTGGACAACCTTATCATTCTTAATATTATTATTTCTTCTTAAGAAATTTGCTTGGAAACCTATAGTAGAAGCTGTAGATGATAGAAATAAATCAATAGACGAAGCACTTTCTGAAGCTAAAAAAGCAAGAGAAGAAATGGCTCAGCTTACCGCTAAAAACGAAGAAGTTTTAAAACAAGCTAAAGAAGAACGTAATAACATTTTAAGAGAAGCTAATAAAGTAAAAGAGCAAATAATAGCAGATGCTAAATCTAAAGCTCAAGAAGATGCCGCTAAAATGATGGAAGATGTGCGTGAAGAAGTGGCTATACAAAAGCAAGCTGTTATGAGCGAAATGAAAGACGCAGCAGCAGCATTGGCAGTAGAAATAGCTCAAAAAGTTATTACTAAAGACTTAAACGAAGGTGGCAAACATCAAGAATATATTAACGAACTTGCAGAAAGTGCAACTTTAAAATAG
- the atpH gene encoding ATP synthase F1 subunit delta — translation MLSPKLASRYAKSLMDLSVSLGKESEVVKDMQLLKETIANSRDLQMLLKSPIINADKKNGVVSQIFKGKLSETSSKFVQLLINKGREENLAEIVDAYIHQYNTNHQIVHATLTTAVAVDTKTVEKIKALILEDKNIKEVRLATKINPSIVGGFILQYDDKKLDNSVARKLHLIKQNIQDKTFISNL, via the coding sequence ATGCTTTCACCAAAATTAGCTTCCCGATACGCAAAATCTTTAATGGATCTTTCTGTTAGCCTTGGCAAAGAAAGTGAAGTAGTAAAAGATATGCAGTTATTAAAAGAAACTATTGCTAACAGTAGAGATTTACAAATGCTTTTAAAAAGCCCTATAATTAATGCTGACAAGAAAAACGGTGTAGTTAGTCAAATTTTTAAAGGTAAATTAAGCGAAACATCTTCAAAATTTGTACAACTGCTTATAAACAAAGGTAGAGAGGAAAATTTAGCAGAAATAGTAGATGCTTATATCCATCAGTACAATACAAATCATCAAATAGTGCACGCTACTTTAACTACAGCGGTGGCAGTAGATACTAAAACGGTAGAAAAAATAAAAGCATTAATATTAGAAGATAAAAATATAAAAGAAGTAAGATTAGCTACTAAAATAAACCCTTCAATAGTAGGCGGTTTTATATTGCAGTATGACGATAAAAAGTTAGACAACAGCGTAGCCAGAAAATTACATCTTATCAAACAAAATATTCAAGACAAAACATTTATTTCAAACTTATAA